The Caldicellulosiruptor changbaiensis genome has a segment encoding these proteins:
- a CDS encoding BMP family lipoprotein, with protein sequence MKKRLYAVLSLVVIAALLLSLNVSWNMANGSTSQKVFKVGLVTDVGGVNDRSFNQSAYEGLKKAEKELKIKTTLIQSKQMTDYIPNLQKLAKANYDLIITVGFLMHDSVVTVAKQFPKTKFLIIDSEISNLPNVASAMFREEQAGYLAGVAAALLEKGKFGKTTGKNVFGVVGGMKIPPVDRYIAGFKAGVLREIPKAKVIIKYTGKFDDPASGKQVALSIIAQGADFVFQVAGQTGLGVIQAAKEKGVYAIGVDSDQSYVAPNTVVTSAMKRVDVATYSVIKDTLNGKFKSGILYFELKNNGVGLAPFMKGVPKSVSDKINKVIADIKAGKIKIPTEVK encoded by the coding sequence ATGAAGAAAAGGCTATATGCAGTGTTAAGTCTTGTTGTGATTGCTGCACTTTTGTTAAGCTTAAATGTATCTTGGAACATGGCAAATGGGTCTACATCCCAAAAAGTTTTTAAGGTAGGGCTTGTTACAGACGTTGGTGGTGTCAATGACAGAAGTTTCAACCAGTCGGCATATGAGGGTTTAAAGAAGGCAGAGAAAGAACTCAAAATCAAGACAACTCTCATTCAATCAAAGCAGATGACAGACTATATTCCGAACTTACAAAAACTTGCAAAAGCTAATTATGATTTAATTATTACAGTTGGTTTTCTAATGCACGATTCAGTTGTGACAGTTGCAAAGCAGTTTCCAAAGACAAAATTTTTAATTATCGACTCTGAGATTTCTAATCTTCCTAATGTTGCCTCAGCTATGTTCAGAGAAGAACAAGCAGGCTACTTAGCAGGTGTTGCAGCAGCATTGCTGGAGAAAGGCAAGTTTGGCAAAACAACTGGAAAGAATGTATTTGGAGTTGTAGGTGGTATGAAGATTCCACCTGTTGACAGATACATCGCAGGTTTTAAAGCTGGTGTTTTGAGAGAGATTCCAAAAGCAAAAGTTATAATCAAATATACTGGTAAGTTTGATGACCCAGCATCAGGTAAGCAAGTAGCGCTTTCTATAATAGCACAGGGTGCAGATTTTGTATTCCAGGTAGCTGGGCAGACAGGTCTTGGTGTTATCCAGGCTGCAAAAGAAAAGGGAGTTTATGCAATTGGTGTAGACTCAGACCAGAGCTATGTGGCGCCAAACACTGTTGTTACCTCTGCAATGAAGAGAGTTGACGTTGCAACATATAGCGTTATAAAGGATACATTAAATGGAAAATTCAAAAGTGGTATCCTTTACTTCGAGTTGAAAAACAATGGTGTTGGGCTTGCACCATTTATGAAAGGTGTTCCAAAGAGTGTGAGCGACAAAATAAACAAGGTAATTGCTGATATAAAAGCTGGTAAGATAAAGATACCAACGGAAGTAAAGTAA
- a CDS encoding type 1 glutamine amidotransferase, with translation MNMFPEALNLYGDRGNIITLQKRCEWRGMKANIVEYNFNSNEDILKSADIILLGGASDREQGIMYSHLLNLKDLLKSLIEDGVCLLAICGGYQLLGEAYIDANQNVIKGLGVLGFYTKSENKRLIGNIVIETTLDVFPKTVVGYENHGGRTYHGYQPFGKVLKGFGNNGKDRFEGLIYKNVIGTYLHGPLLPKNPHIADYILKKALERKYAFDALEFEKLDDTLEYMAHEKVKELYM, from the coding sequence GTGAATATGTTTCCAGAAGCTTTAAATTTATATGGTGATAGAGGTAATATCATTACGCTGCAAAAAAGATGTGAATGGAGAGGTATGAAGGCAAATATTGTTGAATATAACTTCAATTCTAACGAGGATATTTTAAAAAGTGCAGATATAATCCTACTTGGAGGGGCATCTGACAGGGAGCAAGGAATTATGTATAGTCATTTGCTAAACTTAAAAGATTTGCTTAAAAGTCTGATTGAAGATGGAGTTTGCCTGCTTGCAATTTGTGGAGGGTATCAGCTCTTAGGGGAGGCTTATATTGATGCAAACCAAAATGTAATAAAAGGACTTGGAGTATTGGGCTTTTATACTAAGTCTGAAAACAAAAGGCTAATTGGGAATATAGTCATTGAAACAACATTAGATGTTTTTCCAAAAACAGTAGTAGGTTACGAAAATCACGGTGGTAGGACATATCATGGTTATCAACCTTTTGGCAAGGTCCTAAAAGGTTTTGGCAATAACGGAAAGGACAGGTTTGAGGGGCTAATTTATAAAAACGTTATAGGTACTTATTTGCACGGTCCTCTTCTTCCTAAAAATCCACATATTGCAGATTATATACTCAAAAAAGCTCTTGAAAGAAAGTATGCTTTTGATGCTTTGGAATTCGAGAAGTTAGATGACACTTTAGAGTACATGGCTCACGAGAAGGTAAAGGAATTGTATATGTAA
- a CDS encoding MurT ligase domain-containing protein: protein MKNLRFYLATFAGITAKLLLKLLRKDATSAPGKIAYKICPDILKEIDRRCRFKILVSGTNGKTTTNNLINWIISPDKTILSNLKGSNMVNGIISAFINNLKKSYEIACFEVDEGSLPVVTKDLKADIFVTTNVFRDQLDRYGELDRVKDLILSHINGALAVINADDPNLASYSGEKKVFYSVDENALSRLANVTLDSWFCPVCNSQLEYTFYNVGHLGKYICSQCGYKNPESRFLITNIKSEDGSFVFDFMDRENGTKIQDIRWKVGGIYNLYNVCAAMSVAMLLGIETNKIKDRVETFTNKLGRMEEVEVYGKQVVISLVKNPIGMSETLKVIADDPCPKAIVFILNDNAADGKDVSWIWDADFDILSEVKNIRALFFGGKRKEDMALRVKYSSFELKDFEFIDFEKDLKKVISLEEAHKIYILPTYTALFKTKKIVESLKKT from the coding sequence TTGAAAAACTTAAGATTTTATTTAGCCACTTTTGCAGGAATAACAGCAAAACTATTGCTCAAGCTTTTAAGAAAAGATGCGACAAGTGCACCTGGCAAGATTGCCTATAAAATCTGCCCAGATATTTTAAAGGAGATTGACAGAAGGTGCAGATTTAAAATACTTGTATCTGGTACAAATGGTAAAACAACAACTAACAACCTTATAAACTGGATAATAAGTCCTGACAAAACCATTCTTTCAAATCTAAAAGGTTCTAACATGGTAAATGGGATAATAAGTGCGTTTATAAATAACCTCAAAAAAAGCTATGAGATAGCCTGTTTTGAGGTTGATGAGGGATCACTACCTGTTGTTACAAAGGATTTAAAAGCGGATATATTTGTGACAACAAATGTTTTTAGAGACCAGCTTGACAGGTATGGTGAACTTGACAGAGTAAAAGATCTAATATTGAGCCATATAAATGGAGCTTTGGCAGTTATCAATGCAGATGATCCAAATTTAGCAAGTTACAGCGGAGAAAAAAAGGTATTTTATAGTGTTGATGAAAATGCGCTCAGCAGGTTAGCAAATGTTACACTTGATTCATGGTTTTGCCCAGTTTGTAATAGCCAGCTTGAGTATACGTTTTATAATGTTGGACATCTTGGAAAATACATTTGTTCTCAGTGCGGATATAAAAATCCTGAAAGCAGGTTTTTGATTACGAATATAAAGTCTGAAGATGGCAGTTTTGTATTTGACTTTATGGATAGAGAAAATGGCACAAAAATTCAAGATATTAGATGGAAAGTAGGGGGCATTTATAACCTTTACAATGTCTGTGCAGCGATGTCTGTTGCTATGTTACTTGGGATAGAAACGAATAAAATAAAAGACCGGGTTGAGACTTTTACAAACAAACTTGGCCGCATGGAGGAAGTTGAAGTATATGGCAAACAAGTAGTCATATCTCTTGTCAAAAATCCAATTGGTATGAGTGAGACACTGAAAGTAATAGCAGATGACCCTTGCCCTAAAGCAATTGTTTTTATTCTCAATGACAACGCTGCTGATGGAAAAGATGTCTCATGGATTTGGGATGCCGATTTTGACATATTAAGTGAAGTTAAAAATATTAGGGCTTTATTTTTTGGTGGTAAAAGAAAAGAGGATATGGCGCTGAGAGTTAAGTACAGTAGTTTTGAACTAAAAGATTTTGAGTTTATTGATTTTGAAAAAGATTTGAAAAAAGTAATTTCATTAGAAGAAGCTCACAAGATTTACATTCTTCCCACATATACAGCTTTGTTTAAGACAAAGAAAATAGTAGAGAGTTTGAAAAAAACATGA